A portion of the Pseudoalteromonas luteoviolacea genome contains these proteins:
- a CDS encoding carotenoid oxygenase family protein, which produces MDRRQLLKGMLAAPIAHAAISAPSLAAMQGSVSHFDPLKVNKQRFLAALEKYPDLIGVRGTDSDFSPNQLKIEGQLPKDLTGCFYRNGPARHQRAEQRYTHLFEGDGMIHQFQFAEGKVHHQGKFTQTSKFITEEKAGKFLFSGPDSKLPNSLAINNPDSINTANTNVLPVNGELWALWEAGSATAIDGSTLQTKGLINLGEGTQHQNSLKGLPFSAHPKVEADGTIWNFGYALSGHIVLYQLNSQGKLENVGMVNSGFTGGMVHDFLITEKHILLLLPSLKRDRTIAGQFSSIQFAPKQAMEVLLISKSTLKVVKQYSLDPGFVFHFGNAWEDSNGNISFDASLYPNGDVLNQMTSMMQGERNIPISPAKTVVFSLLRNGKVSSYTIDGISEFPRIYNALTGKRNRDLFTLSSIESDVWSDSVRRINLDNDSLDIFTYGKDYLVEEHVLVNTKGNTKGDYLIGTALHIPTKRTCLNIFNAQNLSAGPVCRAWLPYAIPLGFHGNFLAS; this is translated from the coding sequence ATGGACCGTCGGCAATTACTTAAAGGCATGCTTGCAGCTCCGATTGCACATGCGGCTATCTCAGCCCCTAGTCTCGCTGCTATGCAAGGCAGTGTATCTCACTTTGACCCGCTAAAGGTAAATAAGCAACGCTTTCTAGCTGCATTGGAGAAATATCCAGACTTAATAGGTGTACGTGGTACTGACTCTGACTTTTCACCTAATCAACTGAAAATAGAGGGCCAATTGCCAAAAGATCTGACAGGCTGCTTTTATCGAAACGGTCCAGCTCGGCACCAAAGAGCAGAGCAAAGGTATACCCACTTATTTGAAGGTGATGGCATGATCCATCAGTTTCAATTTGCAGAAGGAAAAGTACATCACCAAGGTAAGTTTACACAAACCAGTAAGTTTATAACTGAAGAGAAAGCCGGAAAATTTTTATTTTCTGGCCCCGATAGTAAACTGCCGAACAGCCTTGCAATCAACAACCCGGACTCAATTAATACAGCCAATACAAATGTGCTGCCAGTTAACGGGGAATTATGGGCGCTGTGGGAAGCCGGTTCAGCAACTGCAATTGATGGGAGCACACTGCAAACTAAAGGACTTATTAACCTCGGTGAAGGCACGCAGCATCAAAACAGTTTGAAAGGCTTGCCCTTCTCAGCGCACCCGAAAGTGGAGGCGGATGGTACGATATGGAATTTTGGCTATGCACTAAGTGGTCATATAGTTTTATACCAGCTCAATAGCCAGGGCAAACTGGAAAATGTAGGAATGGTAAATAGCGGGTTTACTGGAGGAATGGTGCATGACTTCTTAATTACTGAAAAGCATATTCTCCTTTTATTACCTTCACTAAAAAGAGATAGAACGATAGCAGGACAATTTTCATCTATTCAATTTGCACCAAAGCAGGCAATGGAAGTGCTCCTTATCAGTAAAAGTACTTTGAAGGTCGTAAAACAATATAGCTTGGATCCTGGGTTTGTTTTTCATTTTGGCAATGCATGGGAAGATAGCAATGGCAACATCTCATTTGATGCAAGCTTATATCCTAATGGGGATGTGCTGAATCAAATGACCTCGATGATGCAAGGAGAACGTAATATACCGATATCACCTGCAAAGACAGTCGTATTTAGCTTATTACGAAATGGCAAAGTGAGCTCATACACCATCGATGGCATCAGTGAATTTCCTCGTATATATAATGCATTAACCGGTAAAAGGAATCGTGATTTATTTACTTTGTCATCCATAGAAAGCGACGTTTGGAGCGACAGCGTTAGGAGAATCAATTTGGACAATGATAGTCTGGATATTTTCACTTACGGTAAGGACTATCTAGTAGAAGAGCATGTATTAGTGAATACTAAAGGAAATACCAAAGGTGATTATTTAATAGGTACTGCGCTACATATTCCAACAAAACGTACTTGCCTAAATATATTCAACGCACAAAACCTATCAGCTGGACCAGTTTGCAGGGCTTGGTTACCCTACGCTATTCCGTTAGGGTTTCATGGAAACTTCTTAGCAAGTTGA
- a CDS encoding transposase, with translation MISLNEVDALGAAGLIASLSQTKHFKNGRCASVYLGVTPKQFSSGGKTVMLGIDKCTAHKQLKSCLFLGGAVIHF, from the coding sequence ATGATTTCACTTAATGAAGTTGATGCTTTAGGTGCAGCTGGGCTAATTGCCAGTTTGAGTCAAACGAAGCATTTTAAAAATGGCCGATGTGCCTCAGTATATTTAGGCGTTACCCCAAAACAATTTAGCAGTGGTGGTAAAACCGTGATGCTGGGGATTGATAAATGTACTGCACATAAACAGCTAAAGTCCTGTTTATTTTTGGGGGGCGCTGTCATACATTTCTAA
- a CDS encoding BlaI/MecI/CopY family transcriptional regulator: MLKPNNTELVILKLLWQKEPRSAREIHDAIEAEFAWSYSSTRKTLERMADKGLLSVGEQGNKKIFTAEVDKMPTLAACAQEFAKSVFELDGPLPVAMFADSRLIQEDELDELESLLEELNKQDKE, encoded by the coding sequence ATGTTGAAACCAAATAACACAGAGTTAGTTATATTAAAATTGCTTTGGCAAAAAGAGCCGAGATCTGCCAGAGAGATCCATGATGCTATTGAAGCTGAATTTGCATGGAGTTATTCGTCTACTCGAAAGACGCTTGAGCGCATGGCTGACAAAGGCTTACTGAGTGTGGGCGAGCAAGGCAATAAAAAAATATTCACTGCTGAAGTAGATAAAATGCCAACGCTGGCGGCGTGTGCACAAGAGTTTGCGAAGTCAGTTTTTGAATTGGATGGGCCGTTGCCAGTCGCAATGTTTGCAGACAGTCGTTTAATTCAAGAAGATGAACTAGATGAACTCGAGTCATTACTTGAAGAGCTGAATAAGCAAGATAAGGAATAG
- a CDS encoding LytTR family DNA-binding domain-containing protein: MKKNNYKNHDESSRWTIRNIASDSTIVLLFACFLAFLKPFGMDNISFVYALGFWVTICMCGYLVYAPALTLGRAALSSIAPNLKAKNVLSLVVSILCASLIMGLITPFIINLFFSLSSDYWDKVPFSTMACLFIGGVITLISVTKTYVVAQNAVITYQQQRLELDQPETTILQQKMLMDFISKLPIEKRGELICLQMDDHYLQVHTDKGGHMLLMRFKDALKQLDGYPGFQTHRSWWVSTNAVAATKREGRRLILLMSNGLEVPVSQTFLSQTKDKLNIS, from the coding sequence ATGAAAAAAAATAACTATAAAAATCATGATGAAAGCTCAAGGTGGACAATTCGTAATATTGCTTCTGATAGCACTATTGTTTTGTTATTCGCATGCTTTCTGGCTTTTTTAAAACCCTTTGGGATGGATAACATAAGTTTTGTGTATGCATTGGGCTTTTGGGTAACCATTTGTATGTGTGGTTACCTGGTTTATGCTCCTGCATTGACTTTGGGTAGAGCGGCGCTGTCGAGTATCGCACCTAATTTGAAGGCGAAGAATGTTCTCTCTTTGGTGGTGTCAATTTTATGTGCCAGTTTAATTATGGGGCTTATCACACCATTTATCATTAACCTGTTTTTTTCATTGTCATCAGATTATTGGGATAAAGTTCCTTTTTCTACTATGGCTTGTTTGTTTATCGGTGGGGTGATCACCTTAATTAGCGTGACAAAGACTTATGTGGTGGCGCAAAACGCTGTTATCACTTATCAGCAACAGCGTTTAGAGTTAGATCAACCAGAAACGACGATATTACAGCAGAAAATGTTGATGGACTTTATAAGCAAATTGCCTATTGAAAAACGCGGGGAGCTCATCTGTTTACAAATGGATGATCATTACCTGCAAGTACACACAGACAAAGGGGGTCATATGCTTTTAATGCGGTTTAAAGATGCACTTAAGCAATTGGATGGTTACCCCGGTTTTCAGACTCACCGCTCTTGGTGGGTCTCTACCAATGCAGTGGCTGCAACAAAGCGCGAAGGGCGTCGGCTTATTTTACTAATGAGTAATGGCCTGGAAGTCCCAGTTTCACAAACATTTCTGAGTCAAACAAAAGATAAACTCAATATATCTTAA
- a CDS encoding DUF2141 domain-containing protein has protein sequence MKPLISTLALLCTPVMANHLELQINNVSNESGKVYIELFKGAQNYKSGKSYIQNIIPAKAGTIKTNFSGIESGEYVIRFFHDGNGNAQLDTNFFGIPTEGVGFSNNATMQFGPPKYQDMAITINNGNNLEITSISY, from the coding sequence ATGAAGCCTCTAATCTCAACACTGGCACTATTGTGCACACCAGTCATGGCCAACCATCTCGAATTACAAATCAATAATGTCAGCAATGAATCAGGAAAAGTGTATATAGAATTGTTTAAAGGTGCACAGAACTATAAATCAGGTAAAAGTTATATCCAAAATATCATTCCTGCTAAAGCAGGTACGATAAAGACTAATTTCTCAGGCATAGAAAGTGGGGAGTACGTCATTCGTTTCTTTCATGACGGTAATGGTAATGCACAATTAGATACGAACTTCTTTGGTATTCCAACAGAAGGGGTTGGCTTTTCAAATAACGCAACTATGCAATTTGGACCACCAAAGTATCAAGACATGGCCATTACCATCAACAATGGCAACAACCTAGAAATCACCAGTATCAGCTACTAA